One Malania oleifera isolate guangnan ecotype guangnan chromosome 9, ASM2987363v1, whole genome shotgun sequence DNA segment encodes these proteins:
- the LOC131164420 gene encoding myosin-17-like has translation MAAPINIVVGSHVWVEDPGVAWIDGEVTQISGHEAHVHTANGKTMVANISKLFPKDTEAPPGGVDDMTKLSYLHEPGVLQNLATRYELNEIYTYTGNILIAVNPFQRLPHLYDTHMMEQYKGAAFGELSPHVFAVADVAYRAMINEGKSNSILVSGESGAGKTETTKMLMRYLAYLGGRAGVEGRTVEQQVLESNPVLEAFGNAKTVRNNNSSRFGKFVELQFDKNGRISGAAVRTYLLERSRVCQISDPERNYHCFYLLCAAPPEEIERYKLRNPKSFHYLNQSNCYELDGINDAHEYLATRRAMDIVGISEQEQEAIFRVVAAILHLGNICFAKGKEIDSSVIKDEQSRFHLNMTAELLRCDAQSLEDALIKRVMVTPEEVITRTLDPVNAVGSRDALAKTIYSRLFDWIVDKINVSIGQDPNSKSLIGVLDIYGFESFKCNSFEQFCINFTNEKLQQHFNQHVFKMEQEEYTKEEINWSYIEFVDNQDVLDLIEKKPGGIIALLDEACMFPKSTHETFAQKLYQTFKNNKRFIKPKLSRTDFTISHYAGEVPYQADLFLDKNKDYVVAEHQALLTASNCSFVASLFPPLPEESSKSSKFSSIGSRFKLQLQSLMETLNATEPHYIRCVKPNNVLKPAIFENFNVIQQLRCGGVLEAIRISCAGYPTRRTFYEFLLRFGVLAPEVLEGNYDDKVACEMILDKKGLKGYQIGKTKVFLRAGQMAELDARRAEVLGNAARIIQRQIRTYIARKEFISLRKAAIKLQSHCRRKMACILYEQLRQEAAALNIQKMFRCYLARNCYLDVRSSAIILQTGLRAMTARDEFRFRKQTRAAVIIQANWRCHKAYSYYKSLQKAAIVSQCGWRCRVSRRELRKLKMAARDTGALKEAKDKLEKRVEELTWRLQLEKRLKTDLEEAKAQEIAKLQEALHAMQLQVEEANSMIVKEREAARKAIEEAPPVIKETHVIVQDTEKIDSLTAEVERLKASLLSEAQTAEEAKQACSLAQAKNVELSGKLEHAEKKVDQLQDSVQRLEEKLSNLESENQVLRQQALTISPTGKALSARSKSTIIQRTPENGNVLNGEARKASDSVLAVSYPREPESEEKPQKSLNEKQQENQDLLIKCISQDLGFSGGRPIAACLIYKCLLHWRSFEVERTSVFDRIIQTIGAAIEVQDNNDTLCYWLCNSSTLLLLLQRTLKASGAASLTPQRRRTSSASLFGRMSQGLRSSPQSPGFSLLSGRVLTGLDDLRQVEAKYPALLFKQQLTAFLEKIYGMIRDNLKKEISPLLGMCIQAPRTSRVSLVKGRSHANAVAQQALIAHWQSIVKSLSSYLKTMRANYVPPFLVRKVFTQIFSFVNVQLFNSLLLRRECCSFSNGEYVKAGLAELEQWCHEATEEYAGSAWDELKHIRQAVGFLVIHQKPKKTLREITNDLCPVLSIQQLYRISTMYWDDKYGTHSVSSDVISSMRVMMTEDSNNAVSSSFLLDDDSSIPFTVDDISKSMQQIEIADIDPPPPIRENSGFTFLLQRAE, from the exons ATGGTTGCAAATATATCCAAACTATTTCCAAAGGATACTGAAGCTCCACCTGGTGGCGTTGATGACATGACAAAACTTTCATATTTGCATGAACCTGGAGTTTTGCAGAACTTGGCCACTAGATATGAACTCAACGAAATATAC ACGTACACTGGCAATATTCTGATTGCAGTTAATCCATTTCAAAGACTACCTCATCTCTATGATACGCACATGATGGAACAATATAAAGGAGCAGCTTTTGGAGAGTTAAGTCCTCATGTTTTTGCAGTTGCAGATGTTGCATACAG GGCAATGATTAATGAAGGAAAGAGCAATTCAATTCTGGTTAGTGGGGAAAGTGGTGCTGGTAAAACTGAGACAACAAAGATGCTTATGAGGTATCTTGCATACTTGGGTGGGCGAGCTGGAGTTGAGGGAAGAACAGTGGAACAGCAAGTTCTGGAG TCGAATCCAGTTCTTGAAGCATTTGGCAATGCTAAAACTGTCAGGAACAACAACTCAAG TCGTTTTGGTAAATTTGTTGAACTCCAATTTGACAAGAATGGGAGGATATCTGGGGCAGCTGTCAGAACTTATCTGCTTGAAAGGTCTCGTGTTTGCCAAATTTCTGATCCTGAGAGGAACTACCATTGCTTTTACCTTCTTTGTGCTGCACCACCTGAG GAGATTGAGAGATATAAGTTGAGGAACCCAAAATCTTTCCATTATTTAAACCAATCAAATTGCTATGAGCTAGATGGTATAAATGATGCTCATGAATATCTTGCAACCAGAAGAGCTATGGACATAGTTGGAATAAGTGAGCAAGAACAG GAAGCCATCTTCAGGGTTGTAGCAGCAATTCTTCATCTTGGTAATATTTGCTTTGCAAAGGGAAAGGAGATAGATTCCTCAGTGATTAAGGATGAACAGTCCAGATTCCATCTTAATATGACAGCTGAACTTCTTAG ATGTGATGCCCAGAGCTTGGAAGATGCCCTAATTAAACGTGTAATGGTGACCCCAGAAGAAGTTATTACAAGAACTCTTGACCCTGTTAATGCAGTTGGTAGCAGGGATGCTTTGGCTAAAACGATATACTCTCGCTTATTTGATTG GATTGTAGATAAAATTAATGTTTCAATTGGGCAGGATCCAAACTCGAAGTCCTTAATTGGAGTTCTTGATATCTATGGATTTGAAAGTTTTAAGTGCAACAG TTTTGAGCAGTTCTGCATCAATTTTACAAATGAGAAACTGCAGCAGCACTTTAATCAG CATGTCTTTAAAATGGAGCAGGAGGAGTATACCAAAGAAGAGATAAATTGGAGCTACATTGAGTTTGTTGACAACCAAGATGTGTTGGATTTAATTGAGAAG AAACCTGGGGGCATTATTGCACTTCTAGATGAAGCCTG CATGTTTCCTAAGTCTACACACGAGACATTTGCACAGAAATTGTACCAGACATTTAAAAATAATAAGCGGTTCATTAAACCAAAGCTTTCTCGGACTGATTTTACCATATCACACTATGCAGGAGAG GTACCTTATCAAGCTGATCTGTTTTTGGACAAAAACAAAGATTATGTGGTGGCTGAACATCAAGCTCTATTGACTGCCTCAAATTGCTCCTTCGTGGCCAGTCTATTTCCTCCGCTTCCTGAGGAATCGTCAAAGTCATCAAAATTTTCTTCCATTGGATCGCGCTTTAAG CTGCAACTTCAATCCTTGATGGAGACATTAAATGCCACAGAACCTCACTACATCAGATGTGTGAAGCCAAATAATGTCCTGAAGCCCGCTATTTTTGAGAATTTTAATGTCATCCAGCAATTGCGTTGTGGT GGTGTTCTTGAGGCAATCAGGATCAGCTGTGCTGGATATCCTACAAGACGGACATTTTATGAATTCCTTCTTCGTTTTGGTGTTCTTGCTCCAGAAGTCTTGGAGGGAAA CTATGATGATAAGGTTGCATGTGAAATGATTCTTGATAAAAAGGGCTTGAAAGGATACCAG ATAGGGAAGACAAAGGTTTTCCTCAGAGCAGGTCAGATGGCTGAATTGGATGCCAGAAGAGCAGAGGTGCTTGGAAATGCAGCTAGAATCATTCAGCGACAAATTCGTACTTATATTGCTCGCAAAGAGTTCATCTCATTACGCAAAGCTGCTATTAAGTTGCAATCTCATTGCCGAC GTAAAATGGCATGTATACTGTATGAGCAGTTAAGGCAGGAAGCTGCAGCTCTGAATATTCAGAAAATGTTCCGCTGTTACCTGGCCAGGAACTGCTACTTGGATGTACGTTCATCTGCAATCATACTGCAGACAGGCTTAAGGGCAATGACAGCACGTGATGAATTCCGATTCAGGAAGCAAACTAGAGCTGCTGTCATTATACAG GCTAATTGGCGTTGCCACAAGGCTTATTCTTATTACAAGAGTCTGCAGAAGGCTGCAATTGTTTCCCAGTGTGGCTGGAGATGTCGAGTCTCAAGAAGAGAGCTCAGAAAGCTAAAAATG GCTGCAAGGGATACTGGGGCTCTTAAAGAGGCAAAGGACAAACTGGAAAAACGTGTTGAGGAGCTTACATGGCGTTTACAGCTTGAGAAGCGACTAAAG ACTGATCTTGAGGAGGCAAAAGCTCAAGAAATTGCTAAGCTACAGGAAGCATTGCATGCAATGCAATTGCAAGTAGAAGAAGCTAACTCCATGATTGTCAAAGAACGAGAGGCAGCTCGGAAAGCTATTGAGGAAGCTCCACCAGTCATTAAGGAGACCCATGTTATAGTCCAAGACACTGAAAAGATTGATTCATTAACGGCTGAAGTTGAAAGATTGAAG GCTTCGCTGCTATCGGAAGCTCAAACTGCGGAAGAGGCCAAACAAGCATGTTCTCTTGCCCAGGCTAAAAATGTGGAATTGTCTGGGAAGCTTGAACATGCTGAGAAGAAAGTGGATCAGCTTCAAGATTCAGTGCAAAG GCTCGAAGAGAAACTTTCTAACTTAGAATCAGAGAATCAAGTACTTCGTCAACAAGCACTGACTATATCACCGACTGGTAAAGCTTTATCTGCACGATCTAAGTCAACAATCATTCAG AGGACTCCAGAGAATGggaatgttttaaatggtgaagCAAGGAAAGCATCG GATTCAGTCCTTGCTGTATCTTACCCAAGAGAACCTGAAAGTGAAGAAAAGCCACAGAAATCTCTTAATGAGAAACAGCAG GAGAATCAAGATCTGCTAATAAAATGTATTTCACAAGATCTAGGCTTCTCTGGAGGCAGGCCCATTGCTGCTTGTCTGATATACAAATGTCTTCTCCATTGGAGGTCATTTGAGGTTGAAAGAACCAGTGTTTTTGATCGTATTATTCAAACAATAGGTGCTGCAATAGAG GTCCAGGATAACAATGACACATTGTGCTATTGGTTATGTAACTCATCCACTCTTCTATTGCTCCTTCAACGCACACTTAAAGCAAGTGGCGCAGCTAGCTTGACTCCGCAACGGCGAAGAACATCATCAGCCTCTCTGTTTGGGAGGATGTCTCAA GGGCTCCGATCATCTCCACAAAGCCCAGGTTTTTCACTTCTTAGTGGTCGAGTGCTTACTGGACTGGATGACTTGCGACAAGTAGAAGCCAAATATCCAGCTTTGTTATTTAAACAGCAACTTACAGCGTTCCTTGAGAAGATATATGGAATGATAAGAGACAATTTAAAAAAGGAAATCTCCCCATTGCTTGGAATGTGTATTCAG GCACCAAGGACATCCCGGGTTAGTTTGGTAAAGGGACGCTCTCATGCAAATGCTGTTGCCCAACAAGCTTTGATTGCTCATTGGCAGAGCATCGTGAAAAGCCTAAGTAGTTATTTAAAGACAATGAGAGCCAACTAT GTCCCACCATTCCTTGTGCGGAAGGTCTTCACTCAGATATTTTCATTCGTCAATGTTCAGCTGTTCAACAG CCTTCTTTTGCGGCGTGAATGTTGCTCATTCAGCAATGGAGAGTATGTGAAAGCTGGGTTGGCAGAGTTAGAACAGTGGTGTCATGAAGCTACTGAGGAG TATGCAGGCTCAGCTTGGGATGAGCTGAAACATATCAGACAAGCAGTTGGATTCCTG GTCATACATCAAAAGCCTAAGAAGACTTTGAGAGAAATTACAAATGATCTTTGCCCT GTGCTCAGCATACAACAATTGTACAGGATTAGTACGATGTACTGGGATGACAAATATGGTACACACAGTGTCTCTTCTGAT GTTATTTCAAGTATGAGAGTTATGATGACTGAGGACTCAAATAATGCTGTCAGCAGTTCGTTCTTACTTGATGATGATTCAAG TATCCCGTTCACAGTTGATGACATTTCAAAGTCAATGCAACAAATAGAAATTGCTGATATTGATCCACCGCCTCCTATTCGTGAAAACTCAGGCTTTACATTTTTACTACAACGAGCAGAATGA